The proteins below are encoded in one region of Pseudomonas entomophila L48:
- a CDS encoding acyl-CoA dehydrogenase family protein encodes MLDSAFRHWLDANAEAIDQGRCDPHLVLAHIAESQLLRVGVDPALGGSGGDVTEAVEAIAAIASRSLAAAFVCWGQRAFIEYLLQSPNQPLRERLIPDLLKGELAGATGLSNAMKFLSGIEALQVRGRPETHGWTLEGRLHWVTNLRKCGFVVAAAIEDDAGGAPFVVAIPSTAQGLERSDDLQLMGLQSSNTAALAFHQVELARDWLLHDNAREFLPKVRPAFLALQCGMAIGLARRALDEVQEHLQGRGSFLEEASLVLKERLENTVGELKQGLLDGRFLKQPAALFKLRITLAESAADAVQLELQASGGKAYLTAYGEGFARRWRESAFVPIVTPSLVQLRAELQRQAATA; translated from the coding sequence ATGCTTGATTCCGCATTTCGCCACTGGCTGGATGCCAATGCCGAAGCCATCGACCAGGGCCGCTGCGACCCGCACCTGGTCCTGGCGCACATCGCCGAGTCGCAACTGCTGCGCGTCGGCGTCGACCCAGCCCTGGGCGGCTCGGGTGGCGACGTCACCGAGGCGGTGGAAGCCATTGCCGCCATCGCCAGCCGCTCGTTGGCCGCGGCCTTCGTCTGCTGGGGGCAGCGCGCCTTCATCGAATACCTGTTGCAAAGCCCCAACCAGCCCCTGCGCGAGCGCTTGATCCCCGACCTGCTCAAGGGCGAGCTGGCCGGCGCCACGGGGTTGTCCAATGCCATGAAGTTCCTGTCCGGCATCGAGGCCCTGCAGGTGCGCGGTCGGCCCGAGACGCACGGCTGGACCCTGGAAGGCCGCCTGCACTGGGTGACCAACCTGCGCAAATGCGGCTTCGTGGTGGCTGCGGCCATCGAGGACGATGCCGGTGGCGCACCGTTCGTGGTCGCGATTCCGTCCACCGCCCAAGGCCTGGAACGTTCCGACGATCTGCAACTGATGGGGCTGCAATCGAGCAACACCGCCGCACTGGCCTTCCACCAGGTGGAACTGGCCCGCGACTGGCTGCTGCATGACAATGCCCGCGAGTTCCTGCCCAAGGTGCGCCCGGCGTTCCTCGCGCTGCAGTGCGGCATGGCCATCGGCCTGGCCCGACGCGCACTGGATGAGGTACAGGAGCACCTGCAAGGTCGTGGCTCGTTCCTCGAGGAGGCCAGCCTGGTGCTCAAGGAGCGCCTGGAGAACACCGTCGGTGAATTGAAGCAGGGCCTGCTCGACGGCCGCTTCCTCAAGCAGCCGGCCGCCCTGTTCAAGCTGCGCATCACCCTTGCTGAAAGCGCCGCCGACGCCGTGCAGCTGGAACTGCAGGCCAGCGGTGGCAAGGCTTACCTGACCGCCTATGGCGAAGGGTTCGCCCGTCGCTGGCGCGAGTCGGCGTTCGTGCCAATCGTCACCCCGAGCCTGGTGCAACTGCGCGCCGAGTTGCAGCGCCAGGCGGCCACGGCATGA
- a CDS encoding tautomerase family protein, producing the protein MPYVHIRVTDEGVSAEHKRLLIEGTTQLLERVLNKPPASTFVVIEEVPTDNWGVGGETVTALRNRST; encoded by the coding sequence ATGCCTTATGTCCATATCCGCGTGACCGATGAGGGCGTCAGTGCCGAGCACAAGCGCCTGCTGATCGAAGGCACGACACAGTTGCTGGAACGGGTGCTGAACAAGCCGCCGGCCAGCACGTTCGTGGTGATCGAAGAGGTGCCCACCGACAACTGGGGAGTGGGCGGCGAGACGGTCACGGCGCTGCGCAACCGATCGACGTAG
- a CDS encoding LysR family transcriptional regulator, with protein MREISLDRLRTLVVIADLGSFADAARQLNLAPPTISLHVAELEARIGAPLLSRTRGQVRPTAVGETLLARARRLLTDAEQALDEVRRQVEGLTGRVRLGASTGAIAHLLPQALEALRVDHPGIDVQVQVLTSQASLARLREGTLDIGLVALPQVAGKGLKVTPWRRDPIMAYVPADWRPPARVTPGWLAGRALILNDSTTQLSRVTSEWFAAAGLYPEPRIELNYNDAIKSLVAAGYGATLLPQEGEVQQHNPRIAQRPLRPGLWRQLGIACRQGEVERATGHVLAALQTLSMARHL; from the coding sequence ATGAGAGAAATCAGCCTCGACCGCCTGCGCACCCTGGTGGTGATCGCCGACCTCGGCTCGTTCGCCGACGCCGCCCGCCAGCTGAATCTGGCGCCGCCGACCATCAGCCTGCATGTCGCCGAACTGGAGGCACGGATCGGGGCGCCCTTGCTCTCCCGTACCCGCGGCCAAGTGCGGCCCACTGCCGTCGGCGAGACGTTGCTGGCCCGCGCCCGGCGCTTGCTGACAGACGCCGAGCAGGCGCTGGACGAGGTGCGCCGGCAGGTAGAAGGCCTGACCGGCCGGGTGCGCCTCGGTGCTTCGACCGGTGCCATCGCCCACTTGCTGCCCCAGGCCCTGGAAGCCTTGCGCGTGGATCACCCGGGGATCGACGTGCAAGTGCAGGTGCTCACCTCGCAAGCTTCCCTGGCGCGCCTGCGCGAGGGCACCCTGGACATTGGCCTGGTGGCGTTGCCGCAGGTGGCGGGCAAGGGCCTGAAAGTCACCCCCTGGCGACGCGACCCGATCATGGCCTACGTGCCCGCCGACTGGCGGCCGCCGGCGCGGGTCACGCCGGGCTGGCTGGCCGGGCGGGCGTTGATCCTCAACGACAGCACCACGCAGTTGTCGCGGGTGACGTCGGAGTGGTTCGCGGCTGCCGGGCTGTACCCCGAGCCGCGCATCGAACTGAACTACAACGATGCGATCAAGAGCCTGGTGGCGGCAGGGTACGGGGCGACGTTGCTGCCCCAGGAGGGCGAGGTGCAACAGCACAACCCGCGGATCGCGCAGCGGCCGTTGCGGCCGGGGTTGTGGCGGCAGTTGGGGATCGCCTGCCGCCAGGGCGAAGTGGAACGGGCGACGGGCCATGTGCTGGCTGCACTGCAGACGCTGAGCATGGCCCGTCACCTGTAG
- a CDS encoding SDR family NAD(P)-dependent oxidoreductase, which yields MSTPRTVIITGASSGLGFALAQAFLERGDNVVGNARTEARLNEAAARLGNPANFVGVAGDIAEKATAERLFATAQAAFGRVDILVNNAGIFIPKPVTDYTEADVDALVGTNLKGFFYPAQAAARVMKQQGHGHIIAITASVALQPDTRVPALLPVLVKGGLNQAVKGLALELAASGVQVNAVAPGIIETPLHGGQVEGLGALSPSGRVGKPEDVVDAVLYLTDARFVSGVILPVDGGSTAGTWH from the coding sequence ATGAGCACCCCACGCACCGTCATCATCACCGGCGCTTCCAGCGGCCTTGGCTTCGCCCTCGCCCAAGCCTTCCTCGAACGCGGCGACAACGTGGTCGGCAACGCCCGCACCGAGGCGCGCCTGAACGAAGCCGCCGCTCGCCTTGGCAACCCGGCGAACTTCGTCGGCGTGGCGGGCGACATCGCCGAGAAGGCCACCGCCGAACGCCTGTTCGCCACCGCCCAGGCAGCCTTTGGCCGGGTCGACATTCTGGTCAACAACGCCGGCATCTTCATTCCCAAGCCGGTGACCGACTACACCGAGGCCGATGTCGATGCCCTGGTCGGCACCAACCTCAAAGGCTTCTTCTACCCCGCCCAAGCGGCGGCACGGGTCATGAAGCAACAAGGGCACGGGCACATCATCGCCATCACCGCATCGGTGGCCCTGCAACCGGATACCCGCGTCCCGGCGTTGTTGCCGGTGCTGGTCAAGGGCGGCCTCAACCAGGCTGTCAAGGGCCTGGCCCTGGAACTGGCGGCCAGCGGCGTGCAGGTCAATGCCGTGGCACCGGGGATCATCGAGACTCCACTGCACGGTGGCCAGGTCGAAGGGCTCGGAGCGCTGTCGCCCAGCGGTCGGGTCGGCAAGCCCGAGGATGTGGTGGATGCCGTGCTGTACCTGACCGACGCACGCTTCGTCAGCGGCGTCATCCTGCCCGTGGACGGCGGCAGCACCGCTGGCACCTGGCACTGA
- a CDS encoding AraC family transcriptional regulator yields the protein MISSSHLVDWLLEGLELDASLFHVGRYCGGWHASTQGMGRASFHLVVQGHCWLHIDGQPEALRLESGDAVFLLRDLGYRLSSDRNATDACAQPRQTMQGLDLDAGDGVGLVCGFFHFQTGLSTLIVEGLPGWILLRAGDPAGSAARALFELILEECRRAPQPSATLLERLTHLLFLYVLRQQVHGEQSLGGLVALARQPAFAGLLEQMIEAPGQAWTLENMAACAGLSRSAFFKRFNELAGQSPGQVLLALRMRHACQLLKAGNTVEQVGAQVGYQSVAAFTRAFAKAVGVQPGAYRRQRNEP from the coding sequence ATGATTTCATCCAGCCACCTCGTCGATTGGTTATTAGAAGGCCTGGAGCTCGACGCCAGCCTGTTTCATGTCGGCCGCTACTGCGGCGGCTGGCATGCCAGCACCCAGGGCATGGGCCGGGCCAGTTTCCACCTGGTGGTGCAGGGGCATTGCTGGCTGCACATCGATGGCCAGCCCGAGGCGCTGCGGCTGGAAAGTGGCGACGCGGTATTCCTGCTGCGTGACCTGGGCTATCGACTGTCCAGTGACCGCAACGCAACCGATGCCTGCGCCCAGCCGCGCCAGACGATGCAGGGGCTGGATCTGGACGCGGGTGATGGCGTGGGGCTGGTGTGCGGGTTCTTCCATTTCCAGACGGGGTTGTCGACGTTGATCGTCGAGGGACTGCCGGGCTGGATCCTGCTGCGTGCCGGGGACCCGGCCGGGAGCGCCGCGCGGGCGCTGTTCGAGCTGATCCTGGAGGAGTGCCGGCGTGCGCCGCAGCCGTCGGCGACCTTGCTCGAACGGCTCACCCACCTGCTGTTCCTCTATGTGCTGCGCCAGCAGGTACATGGCGAACAGTCGCTTGGCGGCTTGGTCGCCCTCGCCCGCCAACCGGCCTTCGCCGGGTTGCTGGAGCAGATGATCGAAGCGCCTGGGCAGGCCTGGACGCTGGAGAACATGGCGGCCTGCGCGGGGCTCTCACGCTCGGCGTTCTTCAAGCGCTTCAACGAGTTGGCCGGGCAGTCACCGGGGCAGGTGCTGCTGGCGCTACGCATGCGCCATGCCTGCCAGCTGCTCAAGGCGGGGAATACCGTCGAGCAGGTGGGGGCGCAGGTGGGGTATCAATCGGTGGCTGCGTTTACGCGGGCGTTTGCCAAGGCGGTGGGGGTGCAACCGGGCGCTTACCGCAGGCAGCGCAATGAGCCGTGA
- a CDS encoding ABC transporter permease, with the protein MRKHVVHGALGLAGLAALLLLWWLGVRVFGEADGLSARFSPQATLQSLVELLGQGEVYGHVWVSLKRILVGLVLALLIGVPLGLLVGSYRHLEAATTPAFQFLRMISPLSWMPVVVMLMGVGDQPIYFLLAFAALWPILLNTAAGVRQLDPRWLQLSRSLSATRWETLCKVIVPGVIGHVLTGVRLAIGILWIVLVPCEMLGVSAGLGYFILDTRDRLAYSELMAMVLLIGVLGFMLDALARGLHRRWVHA; encoded by the coding sequence ATGCGCAAGCACGTCGTACATGGCGCCCTGGGCCTAGCCGGCCTTGCGGCGCTGTTGTTGCTGTGGTGGCTGGGGGTGCGGGTGTTCGGCGAAGCCGATGGGTTGTCCGCGCGCTTCTCGCCCCAGGCCACGCTGCAGAGTCTGGTGGAGTTGCTGGGGCAGGGCGAGGTGTACGGGCATGTCTGGGTGAGCCTCAAACGCATCCTCGTCGGCCTGGTGCTGGCGCTGCTGATCGGTGTGCCGCTGGGCTTGCTGGTCGGCAGCTACCGGCACCTGGAGGCCGCGACCACGCCGGCGTTCCAGTTCCTGCGCATGATTTCGCCGCTGTCGTGGATGCCGGTGGTGGTGATGTTGATGGGTGTGGGCGACCAGCCGATCTACTTCCTGCTGGCCTTTGCCGCGCTGTGGCCGATCCTGCTCAACACCGCGGCGGGGGTGCGCCAGCTCGACCCGCGCTGGTTGCAGCTGAGCCGCAGCCTGAGTGCCACGCGCTGGGAGACCTTGTGCAAGGTGATCGTTCCCGGGGTGATCGGCCATGTGCTGACCGGGGTGCGCCTGGCCATCGGTATCCTGTGGATCGTGCTGGTGCCGTGCGAGATGCTCGGGGTGAGCGCGGGGCTGGGTTACTTCATTCTCGATACCCGGGACCGGCTGGCGTATTCCGAGCTGATGGCGATGGTGCTGTTGATCGGTGTGCTTGGCTTCATGCTCGATGCGCTGGCACGCGGGCTGCACCGGCGTTGGGTACATGCCTGA
- the zapE gene encoding cell division protein ZapE gives MSTWRPAPLRHLSQRLRSESAVNSALPGYFQQKAIERGYTLSDSQSRVIEAMARTLATLETDQPRSLYLHGAVGRGKSWLLDGFFQAVPTPAKRRLHFHDFFARLHQGMHRHRALDDALGATLDTLLGDCQVLCFDEFHVHDIGDAMLLTRLFSALFQRGVLLLMTSNYAPEGLLPNPLYHERFLPVIRLINSRMQVLEVGGDTDFRSLPANREHQRFTQGYFVWPGTAQQRQALALPTTSPCVLDINKRPLRALASEDRQVMFAFDDLCEQPTAVIDYLVLAERYDHWIIDGLDDLAECSLAAQQRFVNLVDVLYDQDRQVTVISQRPLEQSLGGALADLMRTRSRLGQLHRIGPA, from the coding sequence TTGTCCACCTGGCGTCCCGCTCCACTGCGCCACCTCAGCCAGCGCCTGCGCAGCGAATCCGCCGTGAACAGCGCGCTGCCGGGCTACTTCCAGCAAAAGGCGATCGAGCGTGGCTACACCCTGAGCGACAGCCAGAGCCGGGTGATCGAGGCCATGGCCCGCACACTGGCCACGCTCGAAACGGATCAACCGCGCAGCCTGTACCTGCATGGCGCGGTGGGGCGCGGCAAGAGCTGGCTGCTCGACGGCTTCTTCCAGGCGGTGCCCACCCCCGCCAAGCGACGCCTGCATTTCCATGACTTCTTCGCTCGCCTGCACCAGGGCATGCACCGCCACCGGGCGCTGGACGATGCGCTGGGGGCGACGCTCGACACGTTGCTGGGCGATTGCCAGGTGCTGTGCTTCGATGAGTTCCATGTACACGATATCGGCGATGCCATGCTCCTCACCCGGCTGTTCAGCGCCCTGTTCCAGCGCGGCGTGCTCCTGCTGATGACCTCCAACTATGCCCCCGAAGGGCTGCTGCCCAACCCGCTGTACCACGAACGTTTCCTGCCGGTGATCCGCCTGATCAACAGCCGCATGCAGGTACTGGAAGTCGGGGGCGACACGGATTTTCGCAGCTTGCCGGCCAACCGTGAACACCAGCGCTTCACCCAGGGGTATTTCGTATGGCCGGGCACCGCGCAACAGCGCCAGGCGCTGGCGCTACCGACAACGTCGCCATGCGTGCTGGACATCAACAAGCGACCGCTGCGCGCCCTGGCCAGCGAAGATCGGCAGGTGATGTTCGCCTTCGACGACCTGTGCGAGCAGCCCACCGCAGTGATCGACTACCTGGTACTGGCCGAACGTTACGATCACTGGATCATCGATGGCCTGGACGACCTGGCCGAGTGCTCGCTCGCCGCGCAGCAGCGGTTCGTCAATCTGGTGGATGTGTTGTATGACCAGGACCGCCAGGTGACAGTGATCAGCCAGCGGCCGCTGGAGCAGAGCCTTGGCGGGGCGCTCGCCGATTTGATGCGCACACGAAGCCGACTGGGGCAGTTGCATCGGATTGGCCCGGCCTGA
- the argC gene encoding N-acetyl-gamma-glutamyl-phosphate reductase: MHQPLVFIDGDQGTTGLQIHARLNGRQDLRLLTLPDADRKDPARRAEAINSADIALLCLPDDAARDAVATIHNPAVRVIDASSAHRTSPGWIYGLPELNDQQAERIAQAKRVSNPGCYPTGAIALLHPLVKAGLLPADYPLSIHAISGYSGGGRAAVERHEQPSEGYLPTLQLYGLELAHKHVPEIQQHAGLSARPVFVPGYGAYRQGIVLSISLQLRLLAGVAVEQLQACLEQHYQGARHVQVMPLHQHGPATALDPQALNDSNDLRLGLYANPEHGQVLLTAVFDNLGKGASGAAVQNLDLMLAAL; encoded by the coding sequence ATGCACCAGCCCCTCGTTTTCATCGACGGCGACCAAGGCACCACCGGCCTGCAGATCCACGCCCGCCTCAACGGCCGCCAGGACCTGCGCCTGCTCACCCTGCCCGACGCCGACCGCAAGGACCCGGCGCGCCGCGCCGAGGCCATCAACAGCGCCGACATCGCCCTGCTCTGCCTGCCCGATGACGCGGCCCGCGACGCCGTGGCAACGATCCACAACCCGGCGGTACGGGTGATCGACGCCAGTTCCGCCCACCGTACCAGCCCAGGCTGGATCTACGGTTTGCCAGAGCTGAACGATCAGCAGGCCGAGCGCATCGCCCAGGCCAAGCGGGTGAGCAACCCCGGCTGCTACCCCACCGGCGCCATCGCCTTGCTGCACCCACTGGTCAAGGCCGGGCTGCTGCCGGCGGACTACCCGCTGAGCATCCACGCCATCTCCGGCTATTCCGGTGGCGGCCGCGCCGCAGTCGAGCGCCATGAACAGCCCAGCGAAGGCTACCTGCCGACGCTGCAGTTGTATGGCCTGGAGCTGGCGCACAAGCATGTGCCGGAGATCCAGCAGCACGCCGGGCTCAGCGCCCGCCCGGTGTTCGTGCCGGGTTACGGCGCCTACCGCCAGGGCATCGTGCTGAGCATTTCGCTGCAGTTGCGCCTGCTTGCGGGTGTTGCCGTCGAACAGTTACAGGCCTGCCTGGAGCAGCACTACCAGGGCGCCCGCCATGTGCAGGTCATGCCGCTGCACCAGCACGGCCCGGCCACCGCGCTGGACCCGCAGGCGCTGAACGACAGCAACGACCTGCGCCTGGGCCTGTATGCCAACCCCGAGCATGGCCAGGTGCTGCTGACCGCCGTGTTCGACAATTTGGGCAAGGGCGCCTCGGGTGCTGCGGTACAGAACCTCGACCTGATGCTCGCCGCCCTGTAG
- a CDS encoding GNAT family N-acetyltransferase, whose amino-acid sequence MFILRRLDGVPPESFQNQIRQLVIDHVGQLSSVAISADNPLYPLYQYGVGLEVHQYLMALDGTRGLAVELTLALDAEAPDQLLGFALALPAQDNPQACALAYLAVDSRHRRQGIARALLDDLRARYGCVELSAFAVQVPWFEAMGLQVVASAGPQVLMSSTGHASGALIGRLDIAPIYQTVEVRQIHAYLLKQQGEDAMVEAERLRDERLDELAEQARACVKQRLTRH is encoded by the coding sequence ATGTTCATCCTCCGCCGCCTCGACGGCGTGCCGCCCGAATCCTTCCAGAACCAGATCCGCCAGCTGGTGATCGACCATGTCGGCCAGCTCAGCAGTGTCGCCATCAGCGCGGACAACCCGCTCTACCCGCTGTACCAGTACGGCGTGGGGCTGGAGGTGCACCAATACCTGATGGCCCTGGACGGCACCCGTGGCCTGGCCGTGGAGCTGACCCTGGCGCTGGACGCCGAGGCCCCGGACCAACTGCTGGGCTTCGCCCTGGCGTTACCGGCCCAAGACAACCCGCAAGCCTGTGCCCTGGCCTATCTTGCCGTGGATTCACGCCATCGCCGCCAAGGCATCGCTCGCGCGCTGCTGGACGACCTGCGCGCGCGTTACGGCTGTGTCGAACTGAGCGCCTTCGCCGTACAGGTACCGTGGTTCGAAGCCATGGGCCTGCAAGTGGTGGCCAGCGCCGGGCCGCAGGTGCTGATGAGCAGCACCGGGCATGCCAGCGGGGCGTTGATCGGACGGCTGGATATCGCGCCGATCTACCAGACTGTCGAAGTGCGGCAGATCCATGCGTACCTGCTCAAGCAGCAGGGTGAGGACGCGATGGTGGAGGCGGAGCGGCTGCGCGACGAGCGGCTGGATGAGTTGGCGGAACAGGCCAGGGCTTGCGTGAAGCAACGGCTTACCCGGCATTGA
- a CDS encoding ABC transporter ATP-binding protein: MSDALLEARDISLGYPREGGWQAVLAQFDLTLAAGEVVTILGPSGVGKSSLLRVLAGLQQPRGGVVTLHGEALQGPHPRLAVAFQDPSLLPWLSLEKNVAFGLDFARQPKLSSSERRARIDHAIEAVGLAHARTQYPAQLSGGMAQRTALARCLARQPEVLLLDEPFGALDEVTRADMQQLLLQLIATHNTAAVLITHDIDEALLLSDRVLLLGDHPARTLGQWRIDLPQPRAQRVEELGALRIDILKTLRRASRVAEPTPSPLPSEAVHVHG; encoded by the coding sequence ATGAGTGATGCGTTGCTCGAAGCCCGGGACATCAGCCTGGGCTACCCTCGCGAGGGTGGCTGGCAGGCGGTGCTGGCGCAGTTCGACCTGACCCTGGCCGCTGGCGAAGTTGTCACTATTCTCGGCCCCAGCGGGGTGGGCAAGTCCAGCCTGCTGCGGGTGCTGGCGGGTTTGCAGCAACCGCGTGGCGGCGTCGTCACGTTGCATGGCGAGGCATTGCAGGGGCCACACCCGCGCCTGGCGGTGGCGTTCCAGGACCCGAGCCTGCTGCCCTGGCTCAGCCTGGAAAAGAACGTCGCCTTCGGCCTCGACTTTGCCCGTCAACCCAAGCTGTCGAGCAGCGAGCGCCGCGCGCGGATCGACCATGCCATCGAAGCCGTCGGCCTGGCCCATGCGCGCACTCAGTACCCCGCCCAGTTGTCCGGTGGCATGGCCCAGCGCACCGCGCTGGCCCGCTGCCTGGCGCGCCAGCCCGAAGTGTTGCTGCTCGACGAACCGTTCGGTGCGCTGGACGAGGTGACCCGTGCCGACATGCAGCAACTGCTGTTGCAACTGATCGCCACCCACAATACCGCCGCCGTGCTGATCACCCACGACATCGACGAGGCCCTGTTGTTGTCCGATCGCGTGTTGCTACTGGGCGACCACCCGGCGCGCACCCTCGGCCAGTGGCGCATCGACCTGCCGCAGCCGCGCGCACAGCGGGTAGAGGAGCTGGGCGCCCTGCGTATCGACATCCTGAAAACCCTACGGCGGGCAAGCCGCGTAGCCGAACCCACCCCATCCCCCTTGCCCTCGGAGGCTGTCCATGTGCATGGATGA
- a CDS encoding carboxymuconolactone decarboxylase family protein produces the protein MSARITLHSLQTAPEAARPFLESAQKNSGFIPNLLGILANAPAALETYVTVSALNGKSELTLAEREVVQLIAATKHGCDFCVAGHTAVALNKAKLPQEVVDALRARGELPDARFETLAEFAREVIATRGNVSDATYQAFRDAGFTEGNALEVILGVSLATLCNFANVFAQTPLNDELGKYRWQPSA, from the coding sequence ATGTCCGCGCGCATCACTCTACACAGCCTGCAGACCGCTCCGGAAGCCGCACGTCCGTTCCTTGAGAGCGCGCAGAAGAACTCCGGCTTCATTCCCAACCTGCTGGGCATCCTCGCCAACGCCCCGGCCGCCCTGGAAACCTATGTCACGGTGTCGGCGCTCAACGGCAAGTCCGAGCTGACCCTGGCCGAGCGCGAAGTGGTGCAGTTGATTGCCGCCACCAAACACGGTTGCGACTTCTGCGTGGCTGGCCACACCGCCGTGGCGCTGAACAAGGCCAAGCTGCCGCAAGAGGTGGTCGATGCGCTGCGCGCCCGTGGCGAGTTGCCGGATGCCCGCTTCGAGACCCTGGCCGAGTTCGCCCGTGAAGTGATCGCCACCCGCGGCAACGTCAGCGATGCTACCTACCAGGCCTTCCGCGACGCTGGTTTTACCGAAGGCAACGCCCTGGAAGTGATCCTCGGCGTGAGCCTCGCAACCCTGTGCAACTTTGCTAATGTGTTCGCCCAGACGCCGCTCAACGACGAGCTGGGCAAGTACCGCTGGCAGCCTTCGGCGTAA
- a CDS encoding ABC transporter substrate-binding protein, translating into MCMDDCCSSTSRRDFLKLSAMLTAAGAVPLLSSLQARAAAEPDAPVRIGYLPITDATPLLVAHNNGLFEAEGIKAERPVLLRSWAQVIEAFISGQVNVIHLLSPMTVWARYGSKVPAKVVAWNHVGGSGLTVAPDITDMKQLGGKTVAIPFWYSIHNVVLQQMLADNGLKAVSKPATAQLAANEVNLLVLPPSDMPPALASKRIAGYIVAEPFNALAENLKVGRVQRFTGDVWRNHACCVVFMHEHDLNNRPEWSQKVVNAIVKAQQWTREHRAEAAALLSKAGPNKYTPHEPAVLTRVLAPSVDDRAGYIASGAIQHQQWDEKRIDFQPYPYPSYTEELVKRLKHTLIEGENGFLANLDPAHTARDLVDDRFVRNAIAAVGGPATFGIAENFERSEEFAV; encoded by the coding sequence ATGTGCATGGATGACTGCTGTTCCTCGACGTCCCGTCGCGATTTCCTCAAGTTGAGCGCCATGCTCACCGCCGCCGGCGCAGTGCCGTTGCTGTCCAGCCTGCAGGCCCGCGCCGCCGCCGAACCGGATGCGCCGGTGCGCATCGGTTACCTGCCGATCACCGACGCCACGCCGCTGCTGGTGGCGCACAACAACGGCCTGTTCGAGGCCGAAGGCATCAAGGCCGAGCGCCCGGTGCTGCTGCGCAGTTGGGCCCAGGTGATCGAGGCATTCATCTCCGGCCAGGTCAACGTCATCCACCTGCTGTCGCCGATGACCGTGTGGGCGCGCTACGGCAGCAAGGTGCCGGCCAAGGTCGTGGCGTGGAACCACGTCGGTGGCTCGGGCCTGACCGTGGCGCCGGACATCACCGACATGAAGCAGCTCGGTGGCAAGACCGTGGCCATTCCGTTCTGGTACTCGATCCACAACGTGGTGTTGCAGCAGATGCTCGCCGACAACGGCCTCAAGGCGGTGTCCAAGCCCGCCACCGCGCAGCTGGCCGCCAACGAAGTCAACCTGCTGGTGCTGCCGCCCTCCGACATGCCACCGGCCCTGGCCAGCAAGCGCATCGCCGGCTACATCGTCGCCGAGCCGTTCAATGCGTTGGCCGAGAACCTCAAGGTCGGTCGCGTGCAGCGTTTCACCGGCGATGTCTGGCGCAACCATGCCTGCTGCGTGGTGTTCATGCATGAGCACGACCTCAACAACCGCCCCGAGTGGTCGCAGAAGGTGGTCAATGCCATCGTCAAGGCCCAGCAATGGACCCGCGAGCACCGCGCCGAGGCGGCCGCGTTGCTGTCCAAGGCCGGCCCCAACAAATACACCCCACACGAGCCGGCGGTGCTCACCCGGGTGCTGGCACCGTCTGTCGACGATCGCGCGGGCTATATCGCCAGCGGCGCCATCCAGCACCAGCAGTGGGATGAAAAACGCATCGACTTCCAGCCGTACCCGTACCCCAGCTACACCGAGGAACTGGTCAAGCGCCTGAAGCACACGCTGATCGAAGGCGAGAACGGCTTCCTCGCCAATCTGGACCCGGCCCATACCGCCCGCGACCTGGTCGACGACCGCTTCGTGCGCAACGCCATCGCTGCCGTCGGTGGCCCGGCGACCTTCGGTATCGCCGAGAACTTCGAGCGTAGCGAGGAGTTCGCGGTCTGA